A single Paenibacillus sp. FSL R5-0517 DNA region contains:
- the sufC gene encoding Fe-S cluster assembly ATPase SufC, producing MATNFVIEGLKATIEGKEILKGINLEMKGGEIHAIMGPNGTGKSTLASALMGHPKYEVTDGTITLDGEDVLDMAVDERARAGLFLAMQYPSEIAGVTNSDFLRSAINARRGEGNEISLIKFIRQMEGKMKELDMNPEFAHRYLNEGFSGGEKKRNEILQMMLLDPKIVVLDEIDSGLDIDALKIVANGVNAMKSEDRGFLIITHYQRLLNYITPDYVHVMMQGRIVKSGGPELAHRLEAEGYDWVKEELGITDETVGQEA from the coding sequence ATGGCTACGAATTTCGTCATTGAAGGTCTGAAAGCGACGATCGAAGGTAAGGAAATCCTGAAAGGCATCAACCTGGAAATGAAAGGTGGAGAAATCCACGCAATCATGGGTCCGAACGGAACAGGTAAATCAACTTTGGCTTCTGCATTGATGGGCCATCCGAAATATGAAGTAACTGACGGTACAATTACACTTGATGGTGAAGATGTATTGGATATGGCAGTAGATGAGCGTGCACGTGCAGGTCTCTTCCTGGCTATGCAATATCCAAGTGAGATTGCTGGTGTTACTAACTCCGACTTCTTGCGTAGTGCAATTAACGCACGTCGTGGCGAAGGTAACGAGATCTCCCTGATCAAGTTCATTCGTCAAATGGAAGGTAAAATGAAAGAACTCGACATGAACCCTGAGTTCGCTCACCGTTACCTGAATGAAGGTTTCTCCGGTGGTGAGAAAAAACGTAACGAGATTCTGCAGATGATGCTGCTTGATCCGAAAATCGTAGTACTTGATGAAATTGACTCCGGTCTGGACATCGATGCTCTGAAAATCGTGGCAAACGGCGTAAATGCAATGAAGAGCGAAGATCGTGGTTTCTTGATCATCACGCACTATCAACGCCTGCTTAACTACATTACTCCTGACTATGTACACGTTATGATGCAAGGTCGTATCGTGAAATCCGGCGGACCTGAACTGGCACACCGTCTGGAAGCTGAAGGATATGACTGGGTTAAGGAAGAGCTGGGAATTACAGACGAAACTGTAGGTCAAGAAGCGTAA
- the sufD gene encoding Fe-S cluster assembly protein SufD yields MTTQTILPVESEALRALSESNNEPGWLTEQRLEALKLASGLALPKLEKQKIERWNVSEYGTYKASEAISSLTEVPASIKDLVQDQAEGSLVIQRNSGAVYSKVSAELAAKGVIFTDLATAVREHSDLVKPYLNTAVKADEHSLAALHAALWNGGVFLYVPKNVEIEVPLQAVLLTDDASATFAPHVLVVAEANSSVTYVDNYVSGELSAPVFHNGVVEVFAKSGAKVRYASVHQLNVNVTDVSFRRAVLENDASIEWIVGEMNNGDTASNTMTVLKGNGSSSDSKVIAVGSGSQKINYTTEARHFGKNTPSQMITRAVMREEASAIINGITKIEKGATKADGQQTEKVLMLSPKARGDANPILLIDEDDVTAGHAASVGQVNAEQIHYLMSRGINRTDAERLIIYGFLAPVVADIPLEALRTQLQSLIEKKLGQ; encoded by the coding sequence ATGACTACACAAACAATTCTTCCGGTTGAATCTGAAGCGCTTCGCGCCTTGTCGGAAAGCAACAATGAACCCGGCTGGTTGACCGAACAGCGACTCGAAGCTTTGAAGCTTGCGAGTGGGCTTGCGCTTCCTAAACTGGAAAAACAAAAAATCGAACGCTGGAATGTCAGCGAGTACGGAACATATAAAGCAAGTGAAGCTATTTCTTCTTTGACAGAAGTACCTGCTTCTATCAAAGATCTGGTTCAGGATCAAGCTGAAGGCAGTCTGGTTATCCAGCGCAATTCCGGTGCGGTATATTCTAAAGTGTCTGCTGAACTGGCGGCAAAAGGAGTTATCTTCACGGATCTGGCTACTGCGGTTCGCGAACACAGTGATTTGGTAAAACCATATCTGAACACAGCAGTGAAAGCAGATGAGCATTCCCTTGCTGCACTTCATGCGGCACTTTGGAACGGCGGGGTGTTCCTGTATGTTCCGAAGAATGTTGAAATTGAAGTACCACTGCAAGCAGTGCTGCTTACGGATGATGCATCTGCAACGTTTGCACCTCACGTACTCGTGGTTGCAGAAGCAAACAGCTCAGTAACTTATGTGGATAACTATGTATCCGGCGAACTGTCCGCACCTGTATTCCATAATGGTGTTGTGGAAGTATTCGCAAAATCTGGTGCTAAAGTACGCTATGCATCGGTTCATCAACTGAATGTGAATGTAACTGATGTTTCATTCCGTCGTGCAGTCTTGGAGAATGATGCTTCGATCGAGTGGATCGTTGGTGAAATGAACAATGGCGATACAGCAAGTAACACGATGACTGTGCTTAAAGGCAATGGATCAAGTTCCGACTCCAAAGTTATCGCTGTAGGTTCCGGTTCCCAGAAAATTAACTACACCACAGAAGCTCGTCACTTCGGCAAGAATACGCCAAGTCAGATGATTACACGTGCGGTTATGCGTGAAGAAGCTTCTGCAATCATCAACGGCATCACGAAGATTGAGAAAGGCGCTACCAAAGCTGATGGACAGCAGACAGAGAAAGTGTTGATGCTGAGCCCTAAAGCACGTGGAGACGCTAACCCAATCCTTCTGATTGATGAGGATGATGTAACAGCAGGTCACGCGGCTTCTGTTGGTCAAGTCAATGCCGAGCAGATTCATTACTTGATGTCGCGCGGAATTAACCGTACGGATGCCGAACGCCTGATCATCTATGGCTTCCTGGCTCCGGTGGTGGCGGATATTCCTCTGGAAGCACTGCGTACCCAATTGCAGTCCCTGATTGAGAAGAAGCTGGGACAATGA
- a CDS encoding cysteine desulfurase — translation MNPSIREQFPILHQEINGHPLVYLDSAATSQKPRAVIEAVKHYYEYENSNVHRGVHTLGSRATDAYEGAREKVAKFINARSTQEIIFTRGTTTALNLVASSYARANCKEGDEIVITQMEHHSNLIPWQQVAKETGATLKYIPLQPDGHIELADVEKTITNNTKIVAIAYVSNVMGLIHPVKQIAEIAHRNGAVIVVDGAQSTPHMKVDVQDLDCDFYALSGHKMCGPTGIGALYGKKALLESMEPIEFGGEMIDDVGLYESNWKELPWKFEGGTPIIAGAVGLGAAIDFLEQIGMDEIAHHESVLAAYATERLAEIDGLTIYGPAKRHVGVVTFNLGDVHPHDVATVLDASGVAIRAGHHCCQPLMRWLEVSSTARASFYLYNNEQDVDRLVSALIQTKEYFGDAT, via the coding sequence ATGAACCCGTCCATTCGCGAGCAGTTCCCGATCCTCCACCAGGAAATCAACGGACACCCGCTCGTATATTTAGATAGTGCTGCAACTTCACAAAAGCCTCGTGCTGTGATTGAAGCGGTCAAACATTATTATGAGTATGAGAACTCCAACGTGCATCGTGGTGTTCATACCCTTGGAAGCCGTGCAACGGACGCTTACGAAGGCGCACGTGAGAAGGTAGCCAAGTTTATCAATGCACGTAGTACGCAGGAGATTATCTTTACCCGCGGGACAACGACAGCCCTGAATCTGGTGGCTTCATCATACGCCCGCGCCAATTGCAAAGAAGGCGATGAAATTGTTATCACGCAAATGGAGCACCATAGTAATCTGATTCCTTGGCAGCAAGTTGCCAAGGAGACAGGTGCAACATTGAAATACATCCCGCTTCAGCCTGACGGTCATATTGAACTGGCTGATGTCGAGAAGACGATTACGAACAATACTAAAATTGTAGCAATCGCTTATGTATCCAATGTTATGGGTCTGATTCATCCTGTGAAACAAATTGCTGAAATTGCACACCGCAATGGTGCTGTCATCGTTGTTGATGGCGCACAAAGCACACCTCATATGAAGGTGGACGTGCAGGATCTGGACTGTGATTTCTATGCATTATCCGGTCATAAAATGTGCGGACCAACCGGAATCGGTGCACTCTACGGCAAAAAGGCGCTGCTGGAGTCCATGGAGCCTATTGAGTTCGGCGGTGAAATGATCGATGATGTGGGTCTATACGAATCCAACTGGAAAGAGCTTCCCTGGAAGTTCGAAGGTGGAACCCCGATTATCGCAGGTGCGGTAGGATTGGGAGCTGCCATTGATTTCCTGGAACAGATTGGTATGGATGAGATTGCACATCATGAGAGTGTGCTGGCAGCTTATGCAACAGAACGTCTGGCCGAGATCGATGGGTTAACCATCTATGGCCCAGCGAAGCGGCATGTGGGTGTTGTTACCTTTAATCTGGGGGATGTTCATCCGCATGATGTGGCAACCGTACTGGATGCGAGTGGCGTAGCCATTCGTGCCGGACACCATTGCTGTCAACCGCTAATGCGCTGGCTTGAAGTTAGCTCAACAGCTCGTGCCAGCTTCTATCTATACAATAACGAACAAGATGTAGATCGGCTTGTCAGCGCCTTAATCCAGACAAAGGAGTACTTTGGCGATGCAACTTGA
- the sufU gene encoding Fe-S cluster assembly sulfur transfer protein SufU produces the protein MQLDDLYRRVIMDHYKNPRNRGTFDNDAVTVNLNNPTCGDRISLQILLKDGIVQEAKYTGEGCSISMSSASMMTEAVKGKTMEQALDIANRFSSLMKGEEVDFDDYEDLEALSGVNKFPARIKCATLAWNALRKGIDEENKVQ, from the coding sequence ATGCAACTTGATGATCTGTACAGACGTGTTATAATGGACCACTACAAAAACCCGCGTAACCGCGGAACATTTGATAATGACGCTGTCACGGTGAATTTGAACAATCCAACGTGCGGCGACCGGATTTCACTGCAAATTTTGCTGAAAGACGGAATCGTTCAGGAAGCCAAATATACGGGTGAAGGCTGCTCCATCAGCATGTCCTCTGCATCAATGATGACGGAGGCCGTCAAAGGCAAAACGATGGAACAGGCACTCGATATCGCTAACCGTTTTTCCTCACTGATGAAAGGTGAAGAAGTCGATTTCGACGATTATGAAGATCTCGAAGCCCTATCCGGTGTGAACAAGTTCCCTGCACGCATCAAATGTGCCACTCTGGCCTGGAATGCATTACGCAAAGGGATTGACGAAGAGAACAAAGTACAATAA
- the sufB gene encoding Fe-S cluster assembly protein SufB: MAKKAPEMEEYKYGFRDEHKSIFQTGKGLTAEVVTEISRIKNEPEWMLEFRLKSLKQFEKMPMPKWGGDLDGLDFNDIQYYVRASEKQGKTWEEVPSEIKETFDKLGIPEAEQKFLAGVSAQYESEVVYHNMQKELEDQGVIFMDTDTALREHPEILREYFATVIPPADNKFAALNSAVWSGGSFIYVPKGVKCEVPLQAYFRINSENMGQFERTLIIADEDSFVHYVEGCTAPIYSTNSLHSAVVEIICKKNARVRYTTIQNWAPNIYNLVTKRAVAEENATMEWVDGNIGSKLTMKYPAVVLKGRGAKGSVLSIAVAGKNQHQDAGAKMIHLAPDTTSTIVSKSISKHGGKVTYRGLASFGRQAEGAKSNIKCDTLILDNESTSDTIPYNEIMNDNIMLEHEATVSKVSEDQLFYLMSRGLTDAEATQMIIMGFIEPFTKELPMEYAVEMNRLIKFEMEGSIG; the protein is encoded by the coding sequence ATGGCTAAAAAAGCACCAGAAATGGAAGAGTATAAATATGGTTTCCGCGACGAGCACAAATCCATCTTTCAAACCGGTAAAGGTCTGACTGCAGAAGTAGTTACCGAGATTTCCCGGATTAAGAACGAACCGGAATGGATGTTGGAATTCCGTCTGAAATCCTTGAAGCAATTCGAAAAGATGCCGATGCCGAAATGGGGCGGAGATCTCGACGGATTGGATTTCAACGATATTCAGTACTACGTTCGTGCTTCTGAAAAACAAGGTAAAACATGGGAAGAGGTCCCTTCTGAAATCAAGGAAACCTTTGATAAATTGGGTATCCCTGAAGCAGAGCAAAAATTCCTTGCAGGGGTATCGGCTCAGTATGAATCTGAGGTTGTATATCACAACATGCAAAAGGAATTGGAAGATCAAGGGGTAATCTTCATGGATACGGATACGGCTCTCAGAGAGCATCCGGAAATCCTGCGTGAATATTTTGCAACAGTTATTCCGCCAGCAGATAACAAATTTGCTGCATTGAACAGTGCGGTATGGTCTGGAGGAAGCTTCATCTACGTGCCTAAAGGCGTTAAATGTGAAGTGCCTCTGCAAGCCTACTTCCGGATTAACTCCGAAAATATGGGACAATTCGAGCGTACACTTATCATTGCGGACGAAGACAGCTTTGTTCACTATGTAGAGGGCTGTACAGCTCCGATCTACAGCACAAACTCACTGCACAGTGCGGTCGTTGAGATCATCTGTAAGAAAAATGCTCGTGTTCGTTACACAACAATTCAAAACTGGGCACCAAACATCTACAACCTCGTTACGAAACGTGCGGTTGCAGAAGAAAATGCAACGATGGAATGGGTCGATGGTAACATCGGTTCCAAACTGACGATGAAATATCCTGCGGTTGTACTGAAAGGTCGTGGAGCTAAAGGTTCCGTACTCTCTATCGCTGTAGCTGGTAAAAACCAGCATCAGGATGCAGGTGCGAAAATGATCCACTTGGCTCCGGATACAACATCTACGATCGTATCCAAATCCATCAGTAAACATGGTGGTAAAGTAACGTACCGTGGTTTGGCTTCCTTTGGACGTCAAGCTGAGGGCGCGAAATCCAACATCAAGTGTGATACACTTATTCTCGATAATGAGTCCACATCAGATACAATTCCTTACAATGAAATCATGAATGATAACATCATGCTGGAGCATGAAGCTACGGTATCCAAAGTGTCCGAGGATCAGCTCTTCTACCTGATGAGCCGCGGTCTGACGGATGCAGAAGCTACACAAATGATCATCATGGGCTTCATTGAGCCATTCACGAAGGAATTGCCAATGGAATACGCCGTTGAGATGAATAGATTGATCAAATTCGAAATGGAAGGCTCTATTGGTTGA
- a CDS encoding IS5 family transposase: protein MRRKRGQSKQAIGRSRGGLSTKIHAVVDALGNPLRFDLTGGEAHDSVQGFEILKSMKLTRKQVLADRAYDTNAIRAFLKKQQAIPVIPGKKNRRMTLKYDRDVYKERHLVECFFNKVKNYRRLATRYDKLACTFKSFLALASIMVWLA from the coding sequence ATCAGGCGCAAAAGGGGGCAAAGCAAGCAAGCGATCGGACGTTCCCGAGGTGGATTAAGTACGAAAATTCATGCGGTAGTTGACGCGTTAGGAAATCCACTTCGCTTCGACTTGACCGGAGGCGAAGCGCATGACTCCGTCCAAGGTTTCGAAATCCTTAAAAGCATGAAACTGACCCGGAAGCAAGTCCTGGCCGACCGAGCGTATGATACAAATGCCATTCGGGCCTTTTTAAAGAAACAACAGGCCATACCGGTGATTCCCGGAAAGAAAAATCGCCGAATGACCCTAAAATATGATCGGGATGTCTACAAAGAGCGCCATTTGGTGGAATGCTTCTTTAATAAAGTAAAGAATTATCGTCGTTTAGCGACTCGTTATGATAAATTAGCGTGTACATTTAAGTCTTTTTTGGCCTTGGCATCCATTATGGTGTGGCTTGCTTGA
- a CDS encoding IS5 family transposase, which produces MITRYEIRERQWRLIQDLFPPERKPQGGRPAVDNRIMLNAMLWVARSGAPWRDLPDHFPNWKSVYTRFRRWQKAGIWDEVLKHVSLDSDEESVMIDATIVRVHQHGSGAKGGKASKRSDVPEVD; this is translated from the coding sequence ATGATTACACGATACGAAATTCGCGAGAGACAATGGCGGCTAATTCAAGATTTGTTTCCACCTGAACGAAAACCACAAGGAGGACGTCCCGCAGTGGACAATCGAATTATGTTAAATGCGATGCTATGGGTAGCTCGTTCAGGTGCCCCTTGGCGTGATTTACCGGACCACTTTCCCAATTGGAAATCCGTTTACACCCGCTTTCGACGCTGGCAGAAAGCGGGCATTTGGGATGAAGTATTAAAGCATGTATCCCTAGATTCTGATGAGGAAAGTGTGATGATTGACGCCACGATTGTGCGAGTTCACCAGCATGGATCAGGCGCAAAAGGGGGCAAAGCAAGCAAGCGATCGGACGTTCCCGAGGTGGATTAA
- a CDS encoding M23 family metallopeptidase — protein sequence MSVNPFEGYRITSSFGYRIHPIHGGQTFHRGIDLVTEPWNGPVYAFMEGRVRFASEGVTGSGFGGYGLTVALQDHRGYLHCYGHLSRIAVTVGQLVKRGQLIGNQGSTGQSTGPHVHYEIRKTSAPSYGYTASEDGVTEPAAYLAAEYGTATQEQEAPPMTAEQKRIFEDMQKTLEIQGEWIQQQKQLSNMDCPTWAQQAYDYYRPFIMNDKGSYEFWRLLVIMHRKEKGVQVHSD from the coding sequence ATGAGCGTTAACCCTTTCGAGGGATATCGGATTACAAGTTCATTCGGCTATCGCATTCATCCCATTCATGGTGGACAAACATTTCACCGCGGAATTGATCTCGTAACAGAGCCGTGGAATGGCCCTGTCTATGCCTTTATGGAAGGCAGGGTACGTTTTGCTTCCGAAGGAGTTACAGGCTCCGGATTCGGCGGTTATGGGCTTACAGTTGCCCTTCAAGATCATCGAGGCTACTTGCATTGTTATGGTCACCTTTCTCGCATTGCCGTAACAGTTGGACAGTTGGTGAAACGAGGCCAGCTGATCGGTAATCAGGGAAGCACGGGTCAGAGTACTGGTCCGCATGTACATTATGAGATTCGTAAAACAAGTGCACCTTCTTACGGGTATACAGCCAGTGAAGATGGTGTGACGGAACCCGCTGCATATCTGGCGGCCGAATACGGAACTGCGACTCAGGAACAGGAGGCTCCGCCGATGACCGCTGAGCAGAAGAGAATATTTGAAGACATGCAGAAGACGCTGGAGATTCAAGGGGAATGGATTCAGCAACAAAAGCAACTTTCCAATATGGATTGTCCCACATGGGCGCAACAAGCTTATGATTATTATCGTCCGTTTATTATGAACGACAAAGGCAGTTATGAATTTTGGAGATTACTTGTTATCATGCACCGTAAGGAAAAAGGCGTCCAGGTTCATTCGGATTAG
- a CDS encoding HD-GYP domain-containing protein, with the protein MRVHVTDLKPGDLLKNDVYNSSGLHILMKGSTLSEDDLSKLLQHGIDYADVEHTTSDLHSDAQTLPSDQTRLLTNLFNDTIKGTESLFQQAMEKGFIDETQVDEILITLTGQLEKQKDVVSLLLMLDGDSDYTYNHSLQVGMLAFYIAGWMGYNPEECLTVAKAGYLHDIGKSKIPSEMLHKPGKLTTEEFDEMKKHTFYGYDIIKESTQDEILATVALQHHEREDGSGYPHGLRGDEIHPYSRITAVADVYSAMTTNRVYQTKQELISVLCELYSLSFGQLNGEATQELIKHMLPNFIGKRVLLSTGQTGLIVMNNPADYFRPLVQTSTAFIDLAKERDIAIVEIYVQ; encoded by the coding sequence GTGAGAGTGCATGTTACTGATCTCAAACCTGGCGACCTGTTAAAAAATGATGTATACAACAGTTCGGGTCTCCACATCCTGATGAAAGGTTCCACCCTCAGTGAAGATGACCTGTCCAAGCTGCTGCAACATGGAATCGATTACGCAGATGTAGAACATACCACATCCGACCTACACTCTGATGCACAAACCTTACCTTCCGATCAAACCCGTCTGTTAACTAATCTGTTTAACGATACGATCAAAGGTACTGAGTCTCTATTTCAACAAGCGATGGAGAAGGGTTTTATTGATGAGACACAAGTCGATGAGATTTTGATTACCCTAACGGGACAGTTGGAAAAACAGAAAGATGTTGTCTCCTTGTTGCTTATGCTGGACGGGGATAGCGATTATACGTATAACCATTCATTGCAAGTCGGAATGCTCGCTTTTTATATCGCCGGCTGGATGGGTTATAACCCCGAGGAATGTCTAACGGTAGCCAAAGCAGGATATCTTCATGATATTGGCAAGTCCAAGATTCCTTCTGAAATGTTACATAAACCTGGTAAATTGACCACGGAAGAATTTGACGAAATGAAGAAACACACATTCTATGGGTACGATATCATTAAAGAATCCACGCAGGATGAAATTCTGGCAACGGTTGCTCTTCAGCATCATGAGCGCGAGGATGGAAGTGGTTATCCCCATGGACTGCGAGGGGACGAGATCCACCCATATTCCCGTATAACGGCTGTAGCGGACGTTTACAGCGCCATGACGACCAATCGGGTGTATCAAACCAAACAGGAACTAATCTCTGTTCTGTGTGAACTGTACAGTCTCAGTTTCGGTCAGTTAAATGGTGAAGCCACGCAGGAACTGATCAAGCACATGTTGCCTAATTTTATCGGTAAACGGGTTCTGCTCTCCACGGGTCAGACGGGACTAATTGTGATGAATAATCCTGCAGATTACTTCCGCCCACTCGTTCAGACCTCTACTGCCTTTATTGATTTAGCGAAAGAAAGAGATATTGCTATCGTTGAGATCTATGTACAGTAA
- a CDS encoding molybdenum cofactor biosynthesis protein MoaE has translation MKLTIQLFAGIAERLNTSLLEFEYIEGIPTAAEIKEKLSLAYPEAASQIRSSFLAVNQQYAPADTIIRSEDELALIPPVSGGDGTDISNEHQSTFPEHRTEDGLFLITESTLSVEATTALVITPNHGAALTFVGTTREMTGEQRTVHLEYEAYVPMALSQMAAIGVEISDRWPGVLCAISHRIGKVDVAEISVVIAVSSPHRNDCYDASRYAIERLKQTVPIWKKEIWEDGSEWKGHQLGPWNPMEN, from the coding sequence ATGAAATTGACAATTCAACTATTTGCAGGCATTGCTGAACGCTTAAATACATCCCTTCTGGAGTTTGAATATATTGAAGGCATTCCAACCGCTGCCGAGATAAAAGAAAAACTGAGTCTGGCTTACCCTGAGGCAGCTTCTCAGATAAGGTCATCCTTTTTGGCCGTTAACCAACAGTACGCTCCTGCCGATACTATAATTAGATCAGAAGACGAACTTGCCTTAATACCTCCAGTCTCGGGAGGCGATGGTACGGATATATCCAATGAGCATCAATCTACTTTTCCTGAGCATCGGACGGAAGATGGCTTATTCCTGATTACAGAGTCCACCTTGTCTGTAGAAGCAACAACGGCGCTAGTGATTACCCCGAATCACGGGGCAGCTCTTACTTTTGTAGGTACGACTCGTGAAATGACTGGTGAACAGCGCACCGTCCATCTGGAGTATGAGGCCTATGTGCCAATGGCCCTTTCTCAGATGGCGGCTATTGGTGTGGAAATCTCCGATCGATGGCCTGGTGTGTTGTGTGCAATCAGTCACCGCATTGGCAAAGTGGATGTGGCAGAGATTAGTGTAGTCATTGCCGTATCCTCACCTCATCGCAACGATTGCTATGATGCAAGCCGCTACGCCATAGAGAGACTCAAACAGACCGTTCCGATCTGGAAAAAGGAAATCTGGGAAGATGGATCGGAATGGAAGGGTCATCAATTAGGACCATGGAACCCCATGGAGAACTAA
- a CDS encoding 5'-nucleotidase C-terminal domain-containing protein codes for MSTREKQTLTILHTNDIHSHFGSMSTIAAMINEERDQGGNLLVLDIGDHMDRMAVETEGTLGTANVDVINLTGYDAITIGNNEGLTFTPDQLAQSYAGLLCPVVCGNVVEQDTGLPPVWMKPSLIVEKGPFRIGLLGATAPFTTFYELLGWDVLDPLESLSAQVESLRDEVDVVVILSHLGLSTDRRLAEQITGIDVILGGHTHHVLEEPLVIGQTVLGAAGKFGQWLGKVVLERTSGGEPLQLVSSGCMAAKSILLDDQVALAIATDRAEAERALNQTAVITDRVLPIAYDRESPLATLLAQAVRHFTGAQLSLVNAGQLLGDLPQGNITKGMLHSLCPSPINACTICLSGSHIREALEQSLLDEFSGKPIVGFGFRGQILGTLCMDGMEVQYNPHAPAYEKIQTISINGEPMDEQCEYIVGTLDMFTFNVGYPPLAHGTRTLYHLPEFIRDLLETEIKRPGALDDSLRARWHQS; via the coding sequence ATGAGCACCAGGGAGAAGCAAACGTTAACGATTCTACACACCAATGACATTCATAGCCACTTTGGCTCCATGAGCACCATCGCCGCTATGATCAATGAGGAACGGGACCAAGGTGGCAACCTTCTTGTATTGGATATCGGTGATCATATGGACCGGATGGCCGTTGAAACAGAGGGAACACTGGGTACGGCTAATGTTGATGTTATTAACCTGACGGGCTACGATGCCATTACAATCGGTAACAACGAAGGACTCACGTTTACGCCAGATCAGCTCGCGCAGTCCTACGCTGGCCTTCTGTGTCCTGTGGTATGCGGTAATGTTGTGGAGCAAGACACTGGCCTTCCGCCAGTCTGGATGAAGCCTTCTCTGATTGTGGAGAAAGGTCCATTTCGCATTGGTCTGCTGGGGGCAACTGCGCCTTTCACCACGTTTTACGAACTTCTTGGGTGGGATGTTCTGGACCCTCTGGAGTCACTAAGTGCTCAAGTAGAATCGTTACGTGATGAAGTGGATGTGGTGGTTATTCTTTCACATCTGGGACTTTCCACAGATCGGAGACTGGCGGAGCAGATCACTGGAATTGATGTTATTCTCGGTGGACATACCCATCATGTTCTAGAAGAACCATTAGTCATAGGCCAGACCGTGCTGGGCGCAGCTGGGAAATTTGGACAATGGCTTGGGAAAGTGGTTCTGGAACGAACAAGCGGGGGAGAACCTCTTCAACTGGTAAGTAGCGGTTGTATGGCTGCCAAGAGTATATTACTGGATGATCAGGTCGCGCTGGCAATCGCTACGGATCGTGCGGAAGCCGAAAGGGCACTTAATCAGACGGCAGTGATAACAGACCGGGTACTGCCCATCGCGTATGACCGGGAATCGCCGCTAGCAACATTGCTTGCACAAGCTGTTCGTCATTTCACGGGGGCACAGCTATCGTTGGTGAATGCAGGTCAGCTTCTCGGAGATCTTCCACAAGGTAATATTACAAAAGGAATGTTGCATTCCCTATGTCCATCTCCTATAAATGCTTGTACAATATGCTTGAGTGGAAGTCATATTCGTGAAGCACTTGAACAGTCCTTGCTGGACGAATTTTCAGGTAAGCCTATTGTCGGCTTTGGTTTTCGTGGTCAAATTCTAGGTACGTTATGTATGGATGGAATGGAAGTTCAATACAATCCGCATGCGCCTGCCTATGAGAAGATCCAGACCATATCCATTAATGGGGAGCCTATGGACGAACAGTGTGAGTATATCGTTGGAACACTGGACATGTTTACGTTCAATGTCGGGTATCCTCCTCTGGCTCATGGAACCCGTACGCTCTATCATCTTCCCGAATTCATACGCGATCTGCTGGAAACGGAAATTAAACGACCAGGGGCTCTGGACGACAGCCTGCGAGCCCGTTGGCATCAAAGCTAA